The DNA segment ATCATTCCAAGGAAATCTCTGAATGGTCAAAAGACAATTATCCCGATTTGAATACACCGTATTCCTCTTCAATCAAGCTCCAATGGACACAGAGGGATGGGTACAAAGTTAATCTCCCATGGTCATTGCTTGTTAAAGGAGATCTTATATATCTTCGGCCTGGACAAGTATTGAAGAGTTTGatatcaattcatttattcGATAAAGTAAACAACCCATATTGGCTAAtctattttagaaacaaaaaagttttgatttcaaactctttatcaaattatttcattctgatTAGGAAGCACCAGGACTATGTAAAAGCCTTCATCACTCGACGTTAACTTTAAAATCCGAAGAAATTTTTCGAATCAAGTCGGAATCATCATCTAAAACCACAAATCAACCTGAATTTAAGACTCCTTTACCACCCGAGCCCTTTCTACTAGTTGAGACTCCATATGTTGAACAActgaaattaatattcaaagctGATAAGTCAGATAAATATCCCACTTCTTTGCTATATAAATAcgcattttttctatttattcatattCCATGCCATAGAATCCTACCCCTCTCCagcatattattcatcattgTTGCACTTATTCATTGGAATCTTGGATTTGTtgatttaaacataatattatgctCTTTTGCTGGAATAATTATCCCTCTAGTTCCTTTTGTATTCCCCACAGTTTGGATACTATCCAATGCTTGGGCATATGCACGATTACACAAAATTTTTCACTCACTCAGgcatttaaaaatcaatgatcCATTCGAGGGTCTACATGAATTGAGGCATCAAAACAAGATAGCCCCTGGAATTTTAGAAACTTTAGGACctttcatttcaattatttttggttctggagaatatttatttcggaaaaaaaatctGGTTCGTAGCTTTGGTTCTATATCAGCTCTCGGATGTACTGATAAAAAAGGAATCCTCTCATGGCCAAACAAGTcagcagaaaaaatatttatgcttgTACGTGATCGAGATAAATCTTCAGGCGTATCATCAGAAATCTTGAATATTACACCAAATCACAGCGATCCCTTTCATGTAGAATTTGATGATCCATCATGGATCAACTTCTCAGAGTCCTTGAAACCTATTGGTCTAAATATATTGCTTAATACTTGTCACCTTTCAACGcaagaaaagtataataattttttttatcatctcaaATATGATGCCCAGGTTGAGGCTCCAATAGCGTCTCGAGGCTGTCTCTGTCAATTATCTAAGAAAATAGGATTTAaaattgaagatattatttcaaacaaattcaACATCACTTCACATATTCAAACCTTCCATAGTGTCAGCAATAAATTGTCTGAAAAAATCAAGTTTCCTATACCCCATCTCCTTTCTGTAATTACTCAAGATAAAGTGTTTAAATCAAATCAACTATTCTCTCAAGGATCTGCTGACTTGTTGCTAAACTCTTGTAGGGACTTTTGGTGTGGGGATGATTTGGAGCCCCTCAAAGAAGatattagaaagaaaatattagacTTTTACAAACGTGCTAGCTTGACTTCATACTGTACTGCATTTTCATATAAGCCCATCATCATACCATTAAAAGAGTGGAAGGAAGAGAAGTACTTGAGAATTTCAGATAAATGTTGCAAACACCAATGGGAATATTCAGTTTATACAGAAGAACCTCCTCAGATTCAAGAAGATATGATTATTAGGGAAAATGATGATGATTTCTTGAGCCCTGCTGATTGTTTAGAAATTCAATGCAATCAAACTTTCCTAGGAATGGTTCAACTTGAATATCAACccatgatatatataattcaattgatAGAATTATTAGAGAAGGCTTGCATTAGATTTGTACATTTCAGTCGTGAAAATGAACTGAGATCTAGAGTATTTAACGAAAAAATGGGTCTAGAATCTGGTTGGAATTGTCATATATCGTTGAAGAGCGGTGTGACAcaggataaaaaacaaaatagaatatttgattttgaaggcCTGACTGGAAACCAGGATCGCCATGATAGAAAcaaagttgatttttataaaagattgtCGTTGCCAATAAATCCGTTCCGTCCAGCCTGGTTTTTAGATTTACCAAAGTGGCAAGAATGTAATTCTGTGAATCAAAAGAAATTCTATGACGAAGAACTTCAATCTAATAAATCCGACGACGATCCCTATGGATATGAGATGCCTAATCGTGCCCAGTTACCCACAGGGATAGAAAACATTCGTCCACATTTACAAAACATGGATGATGTGCCTCTACTCGTTTCTCT comes from the Lepeophtheirus salmonis chromosome 4, UVic_Lsal_1.4, whole genome shotgun sequence genome and includes:
- the LOC121116938 gene encoding transmembrane protein 94 isoform X1 produces the protein MHKGLSTHEALDQLLKESASLLSTYGKFELQELVWSCLCPTTSLFPITNIFWAILCIAILAVSRCTYHLVLFGFLILNLILIVSESLLTRKEIFRRTDFILNKVQDHSKEISEWSKDNYPDLNTPYSSSIKLQWTQRDGYKVNLPWSLLVKGDLIYLRPGQVLKSLISIHLFDKEAPGLCKSLHHSTLTLKSEEIFRIKSESSSKTTNQPEFKTPLPPEPFLLVETPYVEQLKLIFKADKSDKYPTSLLYKYAFFLFIHIPCHRILPLSSILFIIVALIHWNLGFVDLNIILCSFAGIIIPLVPFVFPTVWILSNAWAYARLHKIFHSLRHLKINDPFEGLHELRHQNKIAPGILETLGPFISIIFGSGEYLFRKKNLVRSFGSISALGCTDKKGILSWPNKSAEKIFMLVRDRDKSSGVSSEILNITPNHSDPFHVEFDDPSWINFSESLKPIGLNILLNTCHLSTQEKYNNFFYHLKYDAQVEAPIASRGCLCQLSKKIGFKIEDIISNKFNITSHIQTFHSVSNKLSEKIKFPIPHLLSVITQDKVFKSNQLFSQGSADLLLNSCRDFWCGDDLEPLKEDIRKKILDFYKRASLTSYCTAFSYKPIIIPLKEWKEEKYLRISDKCCKHQWEYSVYTEEPPQIQEDMIIRENDDDFLSPADCLEIQCNQTFLGMVQLEYQPMIYIIQLIELLEKACIRFVHFSRENELRSRVFNEKMGLESGWNCHISLKSGVTQDKKQNRIFDFEGLTGNQDRHDRNKVDFYKRLSLPINPFRPAWFLDLPKWQECNSVNQKKFYDEELQSNKSDDDPYGYEMPNRAQLPTGIENIRPHLQNMDDVPLLVSLFTDCTSETTKEMVKIMQEYEEVVCVFGSSANLKNLSVFMQANASLAIEPLYPQICQTSTVYVPPKNSGPSPLEISRILNSIPTCLSFEMKDEVSIFHLIKESRQFVLSFVNCMKFWIASCCLISSLQLCMFCSVFEPFISTPEAIWLSLVFIPLLSLSLQRSRPDNDLMLISTGKNLITKDYKEAFKSYGGRFIPAFFFLLSSALQKQISMEVRYPDNIFLEIYLILISLSCLYPFHQIWIKFYNPVWIIVTLFLFTIRVSTDLLLRESYPPLTKVPMGSWITWSIGLVLIILLNEIIKYYEIKSNVRHQKRARLDFGTKLGINSPF
- the LOC121116938 gene encoding transmembrane protein 94 isoform X2, with translation MHKGLSTHEALDQLLKESASLLSTYGKFELQELVWSCLCPTTSLFPITNIFWAILCIAILAVSRCTYHLVLFGFLILNLILIVSESLLTRKEIFRRTDFILNKVQDHSKEISEWSKDNYPDLNTPYSSSIKLQWTQRDGYKVNLPWSLLVKGDLIYLRPGQEAPGLCKSLHHSTLTLKSEEIFRIKSESSSKTTNQPEFKTPLPPEPFLLVETPYVEQLKLIFKADKSDKYPTSLLYKYAFFLFIHIPCHRILPLSSILFIIVALIHWNLGFVDLNIILCSFAGIIIPLVPFVFPTVWILSNAWAYARLHKIFHSLRHLKINDPFEGLHELRHQNKIAPGILETLGPFISIIFGSGEYLFRKKNLVRSFGSISALGCTDKKGILSWPNKSAEKIFMLVRDRDKSSGVSSEILNITPNHSDPFHVEFDDPSWINFSESLKPIGLNILLNTCHLSTQEKYNNFFYHLKYDAQVEAPIASRGCLCQLSKKIGFKIEDIISNKFNITSHIQTFHSVSNKLSEKIKFPIPHLLSVITQDKVFKSNQLFSQGSADLLLNSCRDFWCGDDLEPLKEDIRKKILDFYKRASLTSYCTAFSYKPIIIPLKEWKEEKYLRISDKCCKHQWEYSVYTEEPPQIQEDMIIRENDDDFLSPADCLEIQCNQTFLGMVQLEYQPMIYIIQLIELLEKACIRFVHFSRENELRSRVFNEKMGLESGWNCHISLKSGVTQDKKQNRIFDFEGLTGNQDRHDRNKVDFYKRLSLPINPFRPAWFLDLPKWQECNSVNQKKFYDEELQSNKSDDDPYGYEMPNRAQLPTGIENIRPHLQNMDDVPLLVSLFTDCTSETTKEMVKIMQEYEEVVCVFGSSANLKNLSVFMQANASLAIEPLYPQICQTSTVYVPPKNSGPSPLEISRILNSIPTCLSFEMKDEVSIFHLIKESRQFVLSFVNCMKFWIASCCLISSLQLCMFCSVFEPFISTPEAIWLSLVFIPLLSLSLQRSRPDNDLMLISTGKNLITKDYKEAFKSYGGRFIPAFFFLLSSALQKQISMEVRYPDNIFLEIYLILISLSCLYPFHQIWIKFYNPVWIIVTLFLFTIRVSTDLLLRESYPPLTKVPMGSWITWSIGLVLIILLNEIIKYYEIKSNVRHQKRARLDFGTKLGINSPF